Proteins from a genomic interval of Rhodococcoides fascians A25f:
- a CDS encoding DUF4012 domain-containing protein, which translates to MATSSTDTRVRKSGRKRPILITVGVFLVIVIAFVVWLGYESYSAQSSLTATRDAATQAKDALLDGDSAGAEAAAARASESANDAVSATTSIPFSIAKAVPYLGSPLKSVAQISDVVQGLAVDVLAPASAAGASLNPSSLVEGGGKVDTAALRDAQPVLQQTSAAAAELSERAQQVEEPAFLGVVDEARTSLIDQTNELANLLTNTRIASELLPSMLGDNGPRSYFLAFQTNAEARGTGGLLGGYGIIRAENGTARVDTLGANNELEFAKQPIDLGPEYNALWAPRNTTTDFRNSNASPHFPYAGQIWSSMWTEQTGEVLNGAIATDPIALSYILGATGPVTLADGEQITAENVVDITLSTAYSRFGDDQLARKAYLQEIAAAVVQKMTTGAAPTRSLLDAVGRAGSEGRISVWSADPAEQAILAGTKVGHVLPDSPAPFADVVVNNAGGNKLDYYLTRDITYSAEFCTAGTRKSTVTATLTNNVDPNGLTPYVASTFQPTVEYGTNESIVYLYGTQGAKITSMKVNGITGFSIQAGTELGRPVQAAYLTIPPGKSQTVTWELEEPSAPGEATVPVQPLVDQPTVSIDVPQC; encoded by the coding sequence ATGGCAACCAGTTCCACTGATACCCGAGTTCGGAAATCGGGTAGAAAGCGGCCGATTCTCATCACGGTGGGCGTATTTCTGGTCATTGTCATTGCTTTTGTGGTGTGGCTTGGTTACGAGTCCTATTCCGCGCAGTCGAGTCTGACGGCCACGCGCGACGCGGCCACTCAGGCCAAGGACGCGTTGCTCGACGGCGATTCGGCCGGAGCCGAGGCAGCAGCGGCTCGTGCCTCCGAATCTGCGAACGATGCAGTCTCGGCGACGACGTCCATCCCGTTTTCGATAGCCAAAGCCGTTCCTTATCTCGGTAGTCCCTTGAAATCGGTAGCGCAGATCAGCGATGTGGTGCAGGGATTGGCCGTGGATGTGCTGGCCCCCGCGTCGGCAGCGGGTGCCAGCCTGAACCCGAGCAGCCTCGTCGAGGGCGGCGGCAAGGTGGACACCGCGGCGCTGCGGGACGCGCAACCGGTGCTGCAGCAAACCTCCGCCGCGGCCGCCGAGCTCAGTGAGCGTGCCCAGCAGGTGGAGGAGCCCGCATTCCTCGGCGTGGTGGACGAGGCTCGCACGTCATTGATCGATCAGACGAACGAACTCGCGAATCTGCTCACCAACACCCGGATCGCCAGTGAACTACTGCCGTCGATGCTCGGCGACAACGGCCCGCGCAGTTACTTTCTCGCATTCCAGACCAACGCGGAGGCTCGGGGCACCGGCGGGTTGCTCGGTGGCTACGGCATCATCCGGGCCGAGAACGGTACGGCCCGAGTCGACACTCTCGGTGCGAACAACGAACTCGAATTCGCGAAACAGCCCATCGATCTGGGTCCCGAGTACAACGCACTGTGGGCCCCGCGAAACACCACCACCGACTTCCGTAACTCGAATGCGAGTCCGCACTTTCCGTATGCCGGCCAGATCTGGTCGTCCATGTGGACGGAGCAGACGGGTGAGGTGCTCAACGGCGCTATTGCCACCGACCCGATTGCATTGAGCTACATCCTCGGTGCCACCGGCCCGGTCACGTTGGCCGACGGCGAGCAGATCACCGCCGAGAACGTCGTCGACATCACCCTCAGCACCGCGTATTCCAGGTTCGGCGACGACCAGCTGGCTCGCAAAGCCTACCTGCAGGAGATCGCCGCGGCGGTGGTGCAGAAGATGACCACCGGCGCGGCACCCACCAGGTCTTTGCTCGACGCGGTGGGCCGCGCCGGCAGCGAGGGCCGAATCTCGGTGTGGAGTGCAGACCCGGCCGAGCAGGCAATTCTGGCCGGCACCAAAGTGGGTCACGTGTTGCCGGACAGCCCGGCACCGTTCGCCGACGTGGTGGTCAACAACGCCGGCGGCAACAAACTCGATTACTACCTGACTCGCGACATCACGTATTCGGCTGAATTCTGCACAGCCGGTACCCGCAAGTCGACGGTGACGGCAACGCTCACCAACAACGTGGATCCGAACGGCCTGACGCCCTACGTGGCGAGCACATTCCAGCCGACGGTGGAGTACGGCACCAACGAATCGATCGTCTACCTGTACGGCACTCAGGGCGCGAAGATCACGTCGATGAAGGTCAACGGGATCACGGGATTCTCCATCCAGGCCGGCACCGAGCTCGGCAGGCCGGTGCAGGCTGCGTACCTCACCATTCCGCCGGGTAAGTCGCAGACGGTGACGTGGGAACTCGAGGAGCCCTCCGCTCCGGGCGAGGCGACGGTGCCCGTCCAGCCTTTGGTGGATCAACCCACGGTGAGCATCGACGTTCCGCAGTGCTGA
- a CDS encoding polysaccharide biosynthesis tyrosine autokinase, which produces MEIQDYLKILKARWIIIAVTVVVAILGALGASLLTTPLYESSARMFVSTSGGTSVNEAYQGNLFSQQRVASYSELVTSEALAARVLEVLPLGLTPSQLAAKVKASSTPDTVLFDITVTDASPAIARDIANAMATELTNQVRELETPEDGGTPSAGVKTFQQADASSTPVSPKTKRNLALGAAVGLLLGIALAVLRDRLDNTIKNRREIESISGKSLVGTIPFDKERKAHPAVDFQDLTQSASAEAFRELRTNLQFLEVDHPPRVIVVTSAIPSEGKTTTALNLAISLAEAGHHVVLVEGDLRRPRISKYMGLIGSVGLSTVLAGQAKVDEVLQPTKYEGLQAMASGPIPPNPSELLGSEASRALLVELRSKFDYVIVDGAPLLPVTDSAVLTTHADGALLVTRYGHTKSNELSRSIGNLETIGAHVLGVVLALTPSKKGDMYSYSYNYTADTNLPKQVTPPVPAPAPQAPVAPLTPVSPPTPAPVPAPPTRQTSPRSASASPAAGPRTAEAAREPETYPRSQRPETLPRNGTENPRLRK; this is translated from the coding sequence ATGGAGATACAGGATTATCTGAAAATCCTGAAGGCGAGGTGGATCATCATCGCCGTCACCGTGGTCGTAGCGATCCTGGGGGCCTTGGGTGCGTCCCTGTTGACGACGCCGCTCTACGAGTCCAGCGCACGGATGTTCGTCTCGACGTCTGGTGGTACCTCGGTCAATGAGGCATACCAGGGCAACCTGTTCTCCCAACAACGTGTGGCGTCGTACTCCGAGTTGGTCACCAGTGAAGCGTTAGCCGCTCGAGTTCTCGAAGTTCTGCCGCTCGGACTGACGCCGTCGCAACTGGCTGCGAAGGTGAAGGCATCGTCGACCCCCGATACCGTTCTGTTCGACATCACCGTCACCGATGCATCGCCGGCGATTGCTCGCGACATTGCCAATGCAATGGCAACCGAGCTGACCAACCAGGTACGCGAGCTCGAAACCCCTGAGGACGGGGGAACCCCGTCGGCCGGAGTGAAGACCTTCCAGCAGGCCGATGCATCGTCGACGCCTGTCAGCCCCAAGACCAAGCGCAACCTCGCCTTGGGTGCCGCCGTCGGCCTGCTCCTCGGCATCGCACTGGCGGTCTTGCGCGACCGTTTGGACAACACGATCAAGAATCGTCGTGAGATCGAGTCGATCTCCGGCAAGTCGCTCGTAGGCACTATTCCGTTCGACAAGGAACGCAAGGCGCATCCGGCAGTCGATTTCCAAGACCTCACCCAATCGGCCAGCGCCGAGGCATTCCGTGAGCTCCGCACCAACCTGCAATTCCTCGAAGTCGATCATCCGCCGCGCGTCATCGTTGTCACCAGTGCGATTCCGAGCGAGGGTAAGACGACCACTGCACTGAATTTGGCGATCTCGCTCGCCGAAGCCGGCCATCATGTCGTTCTCGTCGAAGGCGATCTGCGTCGTCCTCGCATCTCGAAGTACATGGGCCTCATCGGTTCGGTCGGCCTGAGCACCGTGCTGGCTGGGCAGGCGAAAGTGGACGAGGTGCTTCAGCCGACCAAGTACGAGGGCCTGCAAGCTATGGCGTCCGGTCCGATCCCGCCGAACCCGTCCGAGCTACTGGGTTCGGAAGCGTCTCGCGCCTTGCTGGTGGAACTGCGCTCCAAGTTCGACTACGTCATCGTCGATGGTGCGCCGTTGTTGCCGGTGACCGACTCGGCCGTCCTGACCACCCATGCCGACGGTGCCCTCTTGGTCACCCGCTACGGGCATACCAAGAGCAACGAGTTGTCCAGGTCCATCGGCAATCTGGAAACAATCGGAGCGCACGTCCTCGGTGTGGTGCTGGCATTGACGCCTTCGAAGAAGGGCGACATGTACAGCTACTCGTACAACTACACCGCCGACACCAACCTGCCCAAGCAGGTGACACCGCCGGTCCCCGCGCCGGCACCTCAGGCACCCGTTGCCCCACTGACGCCGGTGTCCCCTCCCACTCCCGCACCGGTGCCTGCTCCGCCGACACGACAGACATCCCCTCGGTCTGCTTCCGCGTCTCCTGCTGCCGGCCCGCGTACAGCAGAGGCAGCTCGGGAACCCGAGACCTACCCTCGATCCCAGCGGCCGGAGACTCTGCCCAGAAACGGCACTGAAAACCCGAGACTGCGGAAGTAG
- a CDS encoding glycosyltransferase, giving the protein MTRTVAIIGTRGYPSFYGGFETLVRHLAPYLADHGWNVVVYGRHAALSSNPADMDPRVRSVVTPGFDSKSASTLTYGATSSLHALVTKPDAALVMNVANGFWLPFLRLRNIPTLVNVDGIEWEREKWGRIAKTIFAIGGRATAQHATTLIYDSRELGARWEELSGRTGVFIPYGGDPRTGDDPPEGLGRRKYVLMVARFVPENTITAFLDAAEKLSDRWNVVIVGSSGYGGEFDNRVAALAAEKPNVRWYGHLSDDDTLYSLWENAGAYFHGHSVGGTNPALVQAMACGAPVVARDTVYNREVLGEGALFVEPAPHSIAAGIETLLNDSELQQKFSSISTQRAHDLYTWDRVCADYDSALRSHLPSDEVVSEPKIARE; this is encoded by the coding sequence ATGACTCGTACGGTCGCAATTATCGGCACGCGCGGATATCCGAGTTTCTACGGTGGATTCGAGACCCTGGTTCGGCATCTCGCGCCCTACCTGGCAGATCACGGGTGGAACGTCGTGGTCTACGGCAGGCATGCTGCGCTGAGCTCCAATCCAGCAGATATGGATCCGCGGGTGCGGTCGGTCGTCACACCCGGTTTCGACAGCAAATCCGCGAGCACACTCACCTACGGTGCCACGTCCTCGCTTCATGCACTAGTCACGAAACCTGATGCGGCACTTGTGATGAACGTCGCGAACGGCTTCTGGTTACCGTTCCTTCGTCTCCGCAACATTCCTACGTTGGTCAACGTCGACGGCATCGAGTGGGAACGCGAGAAATGGGGCCGGATCGCCAAGACGATCTTCGCCATCGGCGGCCGCGCGACTGCGCAGCATGCCACTACTCTGATCTATGACTCCCGCGAATTGGGCGCTCGATGGGAGGAACTCTCCGGCAGAACGGGGGTGTTCATTCCGTACGGTGGTGACCCTCGAACCGGAGATGACCCACCCGAAGGGCTCGGTCGACGCAAGTACGTGCTGATGGTCGCGCGATTCGTACCCGAGAACACGATCACCGCCTTTCTCGATGCGGCCGAGAAGCTCAGCGACCGTTGGAATGTGGTCATCGTCGGTTCATCCGGATACGGCGGCGAATTCGACAACCGCGTGGCCGCGCTGGCTGCGGAGAAGCCCAACGTGAGGTGGTACGGGCATCTCAGCGACGATGACACCTTGTACTCACTGTGGGAGAACGCCGGTGCATATTTCCACGGCCACAGTGTGGGCGGCACCAATCCTGCCCTGGTGCAGGCCATGGCCTGCGGCGCACCGGTGGTGGCTCGAGACACCGTCTACAACCGCGAAGTTCTCGGCGAAGGAGCACTTTTCGTCGAACCGGCGCCGCACAGCATCGCCGCCGGTATCGAAACCTTGCTCAACGACTCCGAACTACAGCAGAAGTTCAGCTCCATCTCGACCCAACGCGCTCACGACCTTTACACGTGGGACCGGGTCTGCGCCGATTACGACAGCGCGTTACGCAGTCATCTGCCGTCGGACGAAGTAGTCAGCGAACCGAAGATCGCGCGGGAGTGA